One Sodalinema gerasimenkoae IPPAS B-353 DNA segment encodes these proteins:
- the ilvD gene encoding dihydroxy-acid dehydratase — translation MSDNLRSHVVTQGSSRTPNRAMLRAVGFGDDDFSKPIIGVANGYSTITPCNMGLDGLAQRAEIGVRQGGGMPQVFGTITISDGISMGTEGMKYSLVSREVIADSIETVCNGQSLDGVLAIGGCDKNMPGAMIAMARLNIPAIFVYGGTIKPGHYKGQDLNVVSAFEAVGQHSAGKIDDAELKEVERRACPGAGSCGGMYTANTMSSAFEAMGMSLMYSSTMAAEDAEKAESTEESGKVLIDAVRHQRLPQHILTRQAFENAIAVIMAVGGSTNSVLHLLAIANAIGVDLTLDDFETIRHKVPVLCDLKPSGQYLTVDFHQAGGVPQVMKMLLEQGLLHGDALTITGKTIAEQLADIPSTPPENQSVIRPWDNPVYQQGHLAILKGNLAEEGAVAKISGVKNPKMTGPARVFESEEESLKAILDGKIQAGDIMVIRYEGPKGGPGMREMLAPTSAIIGAGLGDSVGLITDGRFSGGTYGMVVGHVAPEAAVGGAIALVEEGDMITIDAHTRSLDLHISEAQLSQRRANWTPRAPRYRRGVLAKYAKLVSSSSLGAVTDLPES, via the coding sequence ATGTCCGACAATCTTCGCAGTCACGTCGTTACCCAAGGTAGTTCCCGGACTCCTAACCGAGCCATGTTACGGGCTGTCGGCTTCGGGGACGACGACTTTTCCAAACCCATTATCGGCGTCGCCAATGGCTACAGTACCATCACCCCCTGCAATATGGGACTCGATGGCCTGGCCCAACGGGCTGAAATTGGGGTGCGCCAAGGGGGAGGAATGCCCCAAGTCTTTGGAACCATCACCATCAGTGACGGCATTTCCATGGGAACCGAGGGGATGAAATACTCTCTCGTCTCCCGCGAAGTCATCGCCGATTCCATTGAAACCGTCTGCAACGGCCAAAGCCTTGATGGCGTCTTGGCCATTGGCGGTTGTGACAAAAATATGCCGGGGGCCATGATTGCCATGGCTCGCCTCAATATCCCGGCCATTTTTGTCTATGGGGGAACCATCAAACCCGGTCACTACAAGGGTCAAGACCTGAACGTTGTCAGTGCCTTTGAAGCCGTGGGGCAACATAGTGCCGGTAAAATCGATGATGCCGAACTCAAGGAAGTTGAACGCCGCGCTTGTCCAGGGGCCGGGTCCTGTGGTGGGATGTACACCGCCAACACCATGTCCTCCGCCTTTGAAGCCATGGGGATGAGTTTAATGTACTCCTCCACCATGGCCGCTGAGGATGCCGAAAAAGCCGAGAGTACGGAAGAATCCGGCAAAGTCCTCATTGACGCCGTCCGCCACCAACGCCTCCCCCAACACATTCTCACCCGCCAAGCCTTCGAGAATGCCATCGCCGTCATTATGGCCGTGGGAGGCTCAACCAACTCCGTCCTACACCTCCTGGCCATCGCTAACGCCATCGGCGTCGACCTGACCTTGGACGACTTTGAAACCATCCGTCATAAGGTTCCCGTCCTTTGCGATCTCAAACCCAGTGGCCAATACCTCACCGTGGACTTCCACCAAGCCGGAGGCGTTCCCCAGGTGATGAAAATGCTGCTCGAACAAGGCTTACTCCACGGTGACGCTCTCACCATTACCGGTAAAACCATCGCCGAACAACTGGCCGATATCCCCAGCACTCCCCCGGAGAACCAGTCAGTGATTCGTCCCTGGGATAACCCCGTCTATCAACAGGGTCATTTGGCCATCCTCAAAGGGAACCTGGCTGAAGAAGGGGCCGTAGCCAAAATCAGCGGCGTGAAAAACCCCAAAATGACCGGGCCGGCGCGGGTGTTTGAATCGGAAGAAGAGAGCCTCAAAGCCATCCTCGACGGCAAAATCCAGGCCGGGGATATCATGGTGATTCGCTACGAAGGGCCCAAAGGGGGTCCGGGAATGCGCGAAATGCTTGCCCCCACCTCTGCCATCATTGGCGCCGGTTTAGGAGACTCGGTGGGCCTGATTACCGATGGCCGCTTCTCCGGAGGAACCTATGGCATGGTCGTGGGTCACGTGGCCCCGGAAGCCGCTGTGGGAGGTGCGATCGCCCTCGTGGAAGAAGGGGATATGATCACCATCGATGCTCATACGCGATCGCTCGATCTTCATATCTCTGAGGCCCAACTGAGTCAGCGTCGGGCTAACTGGACCCCTCGTGCCCCTCGCTATCGTCGGGGTGTGTTGGCCAAATATGCCAAACTGGTCTCATCGAGTAGCCTCGGAGCCGTGACGGACTTGCCCGAGTCTTAA
- a CDS encoding pentapeptide repeat-containing protein, with amino-acid sequence MRADELLERYADGERDFREVDLSRANLSGQDLSGANLRQSNLTAVDLRETNLRGVNLRESQLQGAKLHRANLQDANLISSKLLHADLSEAQMSEANLRGAKLVGVSLQGADLTEAILNEADLNQANLDNATLREVNLSRSNLCRASMQGAILEGANLTIAVLTEVDLENANLMKSILNGANLSQANLMGVDLSFAKLSGANLAGANLTKAQLRAANLSWATLRGANLTGASLYRTKLSWSNLTGAILNDAILMSAKIYKTNFRDAELSQTIMPDGKTFGDNRQ; translated from the coding sequence ATGAGAGCCGATGAACTCTTAGAGCGGTATGCAGACGGAGAACGGGATTTTCGTGAAGTAGACCTCAGTCGCGCCAATTTATCTGGGCAAGACCTCAGCGGGGCTAATCTACGACAATCCAATTTGACTGCTGTAGATTTACGAGAGACGAACTTACGGGGTGTGAATCTCCGGGAATCTCAGTTACAGGGAGCTAAACTGCATCGTGCTAATTTACAAGATGCCAATTTAATTTCTAGCAAGTTGCTCCATGCTGATTTGTCTGAAGCCCAGATGAGTGAAGCCAATTTACGCGGCGCAAAGTTGGTGGGGGTCTCATTACAGGGCGCTGATTTAACGGAAGCCATTTTGAATGAGGCAGATCTCAATCAAGCTAATCTGGATAATGCGACGTTACGAGAGGTGAATTTAAGCCGGTCTAATCTCTGTCGTGCTTCCATGCAAGGGGCTATTTTAGAGGGGGCGAATTTGACGATTGCGGTACTAACAGAAGTGGATTTAGAGAATGCTAACTTAATGAAAAGTATTTTGAATGGTGCCAATTTAAGTCAGGCAAATTTGATGGGGGTTGATTTGAGTTTTGCTAAACTTAGTGGGGCAAATTTGGCGGGGGCAAATCTGACCAAGGCACAGTTACGGGCAGCGAATTTGAGTTGGGCAACCTTACGGGGGGCGAATTTGACGGGGGCGAGTTTATATCGGACTAAGTTGAGTTGGTCGAATTTGACGGGGGCGATTCTCAATGATGCGATTCTAATGAGTGCTAAAATTTATAAGACGAATTTTCGGGATGCAGAACTGTCGCAGACAATTATGCCTGATGGGAAAACGTTTGGGGATAATCGGCAGTAA
- a CDS encoding GH25 family lysozyme, with product MVRGIDVADYQGTVNWPVVAKSGIEFAVTKATEGGTFVADSFTRNWAGIRSAGLVRGAYHFYRPRTDALAQANLFLNMVKLQPGDLPPVLDIESDDGVEPERIRAGIRSWLVRVEEATQRRPILYTYPSFWERLGNWQDFTDYPLWIAHYTTAERPWVPGGWRTWTMWQFTDRGTVSGVTGPVDVNSFNVIKAGSQSQMVVQVQRSLRGKGYDIGALDGVFGPKSQEATREFQTALGLTATGEITSRTWAYLLDATITGKGVDPKPPDSEKSMPTPTDAIKLIDVMKFYQDLPHQAKALNWLQGRLESGVLLEFARRWRNNPTSTTPIELVNVAKFYRNLSSQNQALEWLEGQLSSEMVKEFAQRWRSPQEFREAPIVLVNAAQYYQGMSHQKQAWQWLQERLSHEDLAEFARIWRQ from the coding sequence ATGGTTAGAGGCATTGATGTTGCGGATTACCAGGGAACCGTTAATTGGCCGGTGGTGGCTAAGTCGGGAATTGAGTTTGCGGTGACGAAGGCGACGGAGGGGGGAACGTTCGTGGCGGACTCCTTTACTCGTAATTGGGCTGGGATTCGTTCGGCTGGGTTGGTTCGCGGGGCCTATCATTTTTACCGTCCCCGGACAGATGCGCTGGCTCAGGCGAATTTGTTTTTGAATATGGTGAAGTTGCAACCGGGGGATTTACCGCCGGTGTTGGATATTGAAAGTGATGATGGGGTAGAACCGGAGCGGATTCGTGCGGGCATCCGGAGTTGGTTGGTGCGGGTGGAGGAGGCGACGCAGCGTCGGCCGATCCTGTATACCTATCCGTCGTTTTGGGAGCGGTTGGGGAATTGGCAGGATTTTACGGACTATCCTCTCTGGATTGCCCATTACACGACGGCTGAGCGGCCCTGGGTTCCTGGGGGCTGGCGCACGTGGACGATGTGGCAATTTACGGATCGTGGCACGGTGAGTGGTGTGACGGGGCCGGTGGATGTGAACTCGTTTAATGTGATTAAGGCGGGAAGTCAGAGCCAGATGGTGGTTCAGGTACAGCGGTCTCTGCGAGGGAAGGGCTATGACATTGGGGCGCTTGATGGGGTATTTGGCCCGAAAAGCCAAGAGGCAACCCGTGAGTTTCAGACGGCGTTGGGATTGACGGCGACGGGTGAGATTACGTCGCGAACTTGGGCCTATCTGTTGGATGCTACGATAACGGGCAAAGGAGTGGACCCTAAGCCACCGGATTCGGAGAAGAGTATGCCTACCCCCACGGATGCGATTAAGTTGATTGATGTGATGAAGTTCTATCAGGATTTACCTCATCAGGCGAAGGCGTTGAACTGGTTACAGGGGCGACTGGAAAGCGGGGTGCTGCTGGAGTTTGCTCGTCGTTGGCGCAATAATCCGACGAGTACGACCCCAATTGAGTTGGTCAATGTGGCTAAGTTTTATCGCAATCTGTCCAGCCAGAATCAGGCGTTGGAATGGCTGGAGGGACAACTGAGTTCGGAGATGGTGAAGGAGTTTGCTCAGCGGTGGCGATCGCCCCAGGAGTTCCGGGAGGCTCCGATTGTGTTAGTGAATGCGGCGCAATATTATCAAGGGATGAGTCATCAGAAACAGGCTTGGCAATGGCTCCAGGAGCGCCTCAGTCATGAGGATTTGGCTGAGTTTGCTCGGATTTGGCGCCAATAG
- a CDS encoding Uma2 family endonuclease yields the protein MDKSPNFTPHEAIAGTEIAIDTFVTAKQKRLLTDSLYTSLHGQPFLIESNIGILHTQGQPLVAPDLMLSLDIGDDWWTHRHHPYSLWEFGKSPDLVMEVVSTATGDELGAKLSVYERLRVSYYVLFDPERVLGGPRLRAFELRGKCYFEIAKFNELDKPIWLDQVGLGLMLWQGEFEDKDGLWLRWCDQQGNILPTGYELAQQELLDREEYEKRAERIESQLLQANQRTERAKKWAQRLAEQLRALGVDPDTL from the coding sequence ATGGATAAGTCCCCGAATTTTACTCCCCATGAGGCGATCGCCGGTACGGAGATTGCGATCGATACGTTTGTGACGGCGAAACAGAAGCGTCTGTTAACGGATTCGCTGTATACGTCTCTGCATGGACAGCCGTTCTTGATTGAAAGCAATATCGGTATTCTCCATACTCAGGGACAGCCTCTGGTGGCCCCGGATTTGATGTTGAGTTTGGATATTGGTGATGATTGGTGGACTCACCGTCATCATCCCTATTCTCTGTGGGAGTTTGGCAAGTCTCCGGATTTGGTGATGGAAGTTGTCTCGACGGCGACGGGGGATGAGTTGGGGGCGAAGCTGAGTGTGTATGAACGGTTACGGGTGAGTTACTATGTGCTGTTTGATCCTGAACGGGTGCTGGGGGGTCCCCGGTTGCGGGCGTTTGAGTTGCGGGGTAAGTGCTATTTTGAGATTGCCAAGTTTAATGAGCTGGATAAGCCAATTTGGTTGGATCAGGTGGGGTTAGGCTTGATGCTGTGGCAAGGGGAGTTTGAGGATAAGGATGGCCTCTGGTTGCGTTGGTGTGATCAGCAGGGGAATATTTTACCGACGGGCTATGAGTTGGCTCAGCAGGAGTTATTAGACCGCGAGGAGTATGAGAAGCGGGCCGAACGGATTGAGTCGCAGTTGTTGCAGGCGAATCAACGGACGGAACGGGCGAAGAAGTGGGCCCAGCGGTTGGCGGAACAGTTGCGGGCGTTGGGGGTTGATCCGGATACGCTGTAG
- a CDS encoding glycosyltransferase family 2 protein: MSVVKPRVSVIIPVYNGGRFLGEAIASVLAQTYTDWELIVVDDGSTEAIEPLIAPYGSRLRYIRQENQGVAVARNRGLEVARGEFIAFLDQDDWFEPDKLEVQVAALQESPHLGMVHSGWFVVDAAGERLSTVNPREGIPELDLAAWLLWKPVFLGAMLFRRSCFEGVGGFDKKLEKTPDVALVLRLILKGCQGDWVSRPTVSYRQHQTNASRETRVQVRECEQILDEMFAHPHLPPEVRGLESQARYNNLVWSAWRLYSTGEFSLMRDYLRKSLAYGHQSRTETVLDWLRWFERYEAEYGGRFNTADLGQYSEWFGRLIQS; the protein is encoded by the coding sequence ATGTCTGTGGTGAAGCCTCGGGTGAGTGTGATTATTCCGGTTTACAATGGTGGGCGCTTTCTGGGGGAGGCGATCGCTAGTGTTTTGGCGCAAACTTATACGGACTGGGAGTTAATTGTGGTGGATGATGGCTCGACGGAGGCGATCGAGCCGCTGATTGCGCCCTATGGCTCGCGGCTGCGCTATATTCGCCAGGAGAATCAGGGGGTGGCGGTAGCGCGAAATCGGGGACTGGAGGTGGCGCGAGGGGAGTTTATTGCCTTTTTGGATCAGGATGATTGGTTTGAGCCGGATAAGTTAGAGGTCCAGGTGGCGGCGTTGCAGGAGTCGCCCCATCTGGGGATGGTTCATAGTGGTTGGTTTGTGGTGGATGCGGCGGGAGAGCGGTTGTCGACGGTGAATCCGAGGGAGGGAATTCCCGAGTTGGATTTGGCGGCGTGGCTGTTGTGGAAGCCGGTGTTTTTGGGGGCGATGCTGTTTCGGCGATCGTGTTTTGAGGGAGTGGGGGGATTTGATAAAAAGTTGGAAAAAACTCCGGATGTAGCGTTGGTTTTGCGGTTAATACTAAAAGGATGCCAAGGGGACTGGGTTTCTCGGCCAACGGTCTCTTATCGCCAACATCAGACCAATGCTTCGCGGGAAACGCGAGTGCAGGTGCGTGAATGTGAGCAAATCTTAGATGAGATGTTTGCTCATCCTCATCTTCCGCCAGAGGTGCGGGGGCTTGAGTCTCAGGCTCGCTATAACAATCTGGTTTGGAGTGCTTGGCGGTTGTACTCGACGGGCGAGTTTTCTCTGATGAGGGATTATTTGAGGAAATCTTTGGCGTATGGTCATCAATCTCGGACGGAAACGGTTTTGGATTGGCTGCGTTGGTTTGAGCGGTATGAGGCTGAGTATGGGGGACGATTTAATACGGCTGATTTGGGTCAATATTCTGAGTGGTTTGGTCGACTAATACAATCGTAG
- a CDS encoding BNR-4 repeat-containing protein has translation MSADELLRQANWLKREGKLDEAIALYRQAIEINPHLAIAYQGLADAFTKQGDLYEAVTCYSKGLKNCTNSPWLFYILVIFWAKLRNLDAAIKHFKYVFQSKLNLNKNKINIQHLPDYHQYKKYKQFISPKKIQPLEIVELGQGWAGNTINTVIFRHHGIFTSNNYQFTAYYDSDEKLRIVKRDLENSSITHHTISGKYNLKDAHNSISLGVDSEGYIHICYDHHVHSLRYRRSQQPWSIDEWTDVLSMTGKKEENVTYPTFLINSVDNSLIFLYRDGHYSKGQACIKKYDVATKLWADYPFPILSGYEQKPWTSNPYWNHPVFDATGKLHLSYVWRTHPIGRDKRVNNIGIDYAYSPDQGRAWFTIKGLTLDLPITQVNSETVWAIPTGSNLINQTSMATNSKGYPHIVFYANDENDIPQYQHLWFDGCQWQHSVISKRTQKFDLLGGGTLQIPMSRPEIVIDKQDCVHVIYRSDFTEHKMAVLTLFPEDYHFSEAVEKILWNEPLGFAEPIIDRLRWQKDATLSMLIQYNHQPQHDQGVSFAESPVYIMDWCLNIS, from the coding sequence ATGAGTGCAGATGAGTTGCTAAGACAGGCGAATTGGTTGAAGCGAGAAGGAAAGTTAGACGAGGCGATCGCCCTTTATCGTCAAGCAATCGAAATAAACCCACATTTAGCTATAGCTTATCAAGGCTTGGCGGATGCTTTTACTAAACAGGGTGATTTATATGAGGCGGTTACTTGTTATTCTAAAGGATTAAAAAATTGTACTAACTCCCCGTGGTTGTTTTATATTCTGGTAATTTTTTGGGCTAAGCTGAGAAACTTAGATGCGGCCATAAAACACTTTAAATATGTATTTCAATCCAAGCTTAATTTAAATAAGAATAAAATCAATATACAGCACCTCCCAGATTACCACCAATACAAGAAATATAAACAATTTATATCACCCAAAAAAATACAACCTTTAGAAATAGTTGAATTGGGGCAAGGTTGGGCAGGAAATACCATAAATACCGTAATATTCCGGCATCATGGTATTTTTACTTCGAATAATTATCAATTCACAGCTTATTATGATAGTGATGAAAAATTGCGTATAGTTAAAAGAGATTTAGAGAATAGCTCAATTACCCATCATACAATTAGTGGTAAATATAATTTAAAAGATGCTCATAATTCAATTAGCTTAGGAGTTGATAGCGAAGGCTATATACACATTTGTTACGATCATCATGTTCATTCCTTGCGTTATCGGCGATCGCAACAACCTTGGTCTATTGATGAGTGGACTGATGTACTTTCCATGACCGGAAAAAAGGAAGAAAATGTCACTTACCCCACTTTTCTAATCAATTCAGTGGATAATAGTCTAATTTTTCTTTACCGGGATGGGCATTATTCAAAAGGGCAAGCTTGTATAAAGAAATACGATGTGGCAACTAAATTGTGGGCAGATTACCCATTTCCTATTCTTTCTGGTTATGAGCAAAAACCTTGGACGAGTAATCCTTACTGGAATCATCCTGTTTTTGATGCTACAGGTAAATTGCATTTATCTTATGTTTGGCGTACCCATCCTATTGGGAGAGACAAAAGGGTTAATAACATAGGTATTGACTATGCTTACTCACCCGATCAGGGTAGGGCTTGGTTTACAATTAAAGGCTTGACCCTTGATCTTCCCATAACACAGGTTAATAGCGAAACAGTTTGGGCTATTCCTACGGGAAGTAACCTAATTAATCAAACAAGTATGGCAACTAATAGCAAAGGCTATCCACATATTGTCTTTTATGCTAATGACGAAAATGATATTCCACAATATCAGCATTTATGGTTTGATGGATGTCAATGGCAACATAGTGTGATATCCAAACGAACCCAAAAATTCGATCTTTTAGGTGGTGGAACTTTGCAAATCCCCATGAGTCGCCCAGAAATAGTTATTGATAAGCAGGACTGTGTTCATGTTATCTATAGATCAGACTTTACAGAACATAAAATGGCGGTTTTGACACTCTTTCCTGAAGATTATCATTTTTCAGAAGCAGTCGAAAAAATACTTTGGAATGAACCTTTAGGCTTTGCTGAACCGATAATTGATCGACTGCGCTGGCAAAAAGATGCTACACTTTCTATGCTTATTCAATACAATCATCAACCTCAGCATGATCAGGGTGTTTCTTTTGCTGAAAGCCCTGTATATATTATGGATTGGTGCTTAAATATATCCTAG
- a CDS encoding DUF6444 domain-containing protein — MKSRLPKIPKDREALEKRTKSVLVEIVLQQQAVLEELVAEVERLKGLIDKDSQTSSKPPSSDLIRRSEKVKKEAESDSSKRKPGGQPGHPGIWAFPKPA; from the coding sequence ATGAAGAGCCGACTGCCGAAAATTCCCAAAGACCGAGAAGCCCTAGAAAAGCGGACCAAGTCAGTTCTAGTGGAGATCGTGCTGCAACAGCAAGCGGTACTCGAAGAACTCGTAGCGGAAGTCGAGCGGCTCAAAGGATTGATAGACAAGGATAGCCAGACCTCCTCCAAGCCCCCCTCAAGCGACCTCATCCGGCGTTCGGAGAAAGTCAAGAAGGAAGCAGAGTCCGACTCATCAAAACGAAAACCGGGAGGACAACCGGGACACCCCGGAATTTGGGCGTTTCCTAAACCCGCGTAG
- the tnpC gene encoding IS66 family transposase produces the protein MVVHAAICGQCGVRVAGELPEGIIPGQDLSAKLQGLLTWLGHYGHLSYAKQQEWLWEFAQIHVGTGTLEATSRRVAEAALQPVEALKEWIRQQESVHADESPWLVNGVKEWLWTLSGKGYSFFHAGDTRSRAELEERLGQSFAGVLISDDFSVYNGYPVSAQQKCLAHLRRHFQQVARLKRPQQQQLGEAFVSLIDEAFGEHRHWRETGDAARYATWAASFKEKVTQAIDTWWSRAGSAARLLLKSLTNKAHQWWYFLDHPQVPPDNNRAERSLRLAVTKRKVAGGSRSWNGFRRSATLLTVIQTCRAQGRSAVEFFERALALGVRGRSHELSLIPGSD, from the coding sequence ATGGTTGTTCACGCCGCTATCTGCGGTCAATGCGGAGTCAGAGTCGCTGGAGAATTACCCGAAGGCATCATCCCCGGACAAGACTTATCGGCGAAGTTGCAAGGATTGTTAACCTGGCTGGGACATTACGGACATCTCTCCTACGCCAAACAACAAGAGTGGTTGTGGGAGTTCGCTCAAATCCACGTGGGGACAGGAACTCTAGAAGCCACCAGTCGGCGAGTCGCCGAGGCCGCGCTTCAACCGGTTGAGGCCTTAAAAGAGTGGATTCGTCAGCAAGAGAGCGTCCACGCCGACGAGTCTCCCTGGCTCGTCAATGGTGTCAAAGAATGGCTGTGGACGCTTTCGGGAAAAGGCTATAGCTTTTTCCATGCCGGCGACACACGCTCGCGAGCCGAACTCGAAGAGCGACTCGGTCAGAGTTTTGCCGGAGTTCTCATCTCCGACGATTTCAGCGTCTACAACGGCTACCCGGTCAGCGCCCAACAGAAATGCTTAGCTCATCTGCGGCGACACTTTCAACAGGTCGCGCGCCTGAAAAGGCCTCAGCAGCAGCAATTAGGAGAAGCCTTCGTCTCACTGATTGACGAGGCCTTCGGCGAGCATCGCCATTGGCGAGAGACCGGCGATGCGGCTCGTTATGCTACTTGGGCTGCCTCTTTCAAAGAGAAGGTCACTCAAGCCATTGACACTTGGTGGTCTCGAGCTGGTTCTGCTGCCAGATTGCTGTTGAAGTCTTTGACTAACAAGGCTCATCAATGGTGGTATTTCCTCGACCACCCTCAAGTGCCGCCCGATAACAATCGCGCGGAAAGGTCGTTGCGTCTGGCGGTGACCAAGCGCAAGGTGGCTGGTGGCTCCCGTTCCTGGAACGGATTTCGCCGCAGTGCCACCCTGCTGACGGTGATTCAAACTTGTCGCGCTCAGGGTCGTTCGGCGGTTGAGTTTTTTGAGCGGGCGCTTGCTCTTGGTGTTCGAGGACGCTCTCACGAGCTGTCTTTGATTCCGGGGTCGGATTAA
- a CDS encoding methyltransferase domain-containing protein, translated as MNKNDMNAMIAFAEEAMKSKNWSEAVIRWQALFERFERVGSGGAYVRLSIAYRNQNLFNQAEKTICEGIEKHPTYFPIFMEFAKIAMLQKNWLEATERLRKIVDSFDRITYPKVINIAEALEYQNQNRQLFEPHCNICGSPFFVAMNSRKNVKCLNCGSLERTRLLYLYIEHLAVLSPNVRIFHLAPELGLYDKISSIVCPDNYFVVDLDPKRYSFAKNIQKFDLCNDIDDLPDQHFDLIIHSHIMEHIPCNISYVFKGLHRSLKDDGWHLCIIPFMNGYYEECFAPLSAEEAQSRFGQFDHVRRFGIKDIHNSLGRIIPIDINYDVTKIFSPETLIKSNIPDYCWKGLTVHTVLALRKNDIKI; from the coding sequence ATGAATAAAAATGATATGAATGCAATGATTGCATTCGCTGAAGAGGCAATGAAATCGAAAAATTGGTCAGAGGCAGTTATCCGCTGGCAAGCACTCTTTGAAAGGTTTGAGCGAGTCGGTAGTGGTGGTGCGTATGTTAGGCTTTCCATTGCGTACCGCAATCAAAATCTTTTCAATCAGGCTGAGAAAACTATATGTGAAGGTATAGAAAAACATCCTACATATTTTCCAATCTTTATGGAGTTTGCAAAAATTGCAATGCTTCAAAAAAACTGGCTCGAAGCAACTGAGCGATTAAGAAAGATAGTGGATAGTTTTGATAGAATTACATATCCCAAAGTTATCAATATAGCAGAGGCTTTAGAATACCAAAATCAAAATCGACAACTCTTTGAGCCTCATTGCAATATTTGTGGCTCTCCCTTTTTTGTGGCAATGAACAGCAGAAAAAATGTAAAATGTTTGAACTGTGGCTCCCTAGAAAGAACTCGTTTACTTTATTTGTATATAGAGCATTTGGCGGTTCTTTCCCCAAATGTTCGCATATTCCATTTGGCACCAGAATTGGGCTTATATGATAAAATTTCATCAATAGTTTGTCCTGATAATTACTTTGTAGTAGATCTTGATCCGAAGAGGTATAGCTTTGCAAAAAACATACAAAAATTTGATTTGTGCAATGACATTGATGATTTGCCTGATCAACATTTTGATCTGATCATTCATAGTCACATTATGGAACATATTCCTTGTAATATTTCTTATGTTTTCAAAGGCTTGCATCGTTCATTGAAAGATGATGGGTGGCATCTTTGTATAATTCCTTTTATGAATGGTTATTATGAAGAATGTTTTGCGCCTCTTAGTGCTGAAGAAGCCCAAAGTCGTTTTGGTCAATTTGATCATGTCCGACGATTTGGTATCAAAGATATACATAACAGCCTTGGTCGAATCATACCAATTGATATAAATTATGATGTCACTAAGATTTTTTCACCTGAAACACTTATCAAGTCAAATATTCCTGATTATTGCTGGAAAGGATTAACTGTACACACGGTGCTTGCTCTCAGGAAAAATGACATTAAGATTTAG